Proteins encoded by one window of Lactobacillus paragasseri:
- a CDS encoding NAD(P)H-binding protein, with product MTKIAILGAAGQIAQLVEPMLLKKNDINMVLYLRHPNKLKQINDAREKVIKGDASNFNELKEALADVDLVYANLAGSNIEDQAKTVVKAMNANGIKRLIWVSSLGIYDEVPGKFGEWNKNILGSYLTIYRAAADQITASNLDYTIIRPAWLTNKNEINYEKTVGATTPFRGTEVSRLSVADYIADLIENPTKDVKANVGLDKAGTDGDKPAWY from the coding sequence ATGACAAAAATTGCTATTTTAGGTGCTGCTGGTCAAATTGCTCAATTAGTTGAACCAATGCTATTAAAGAAGAACGATATTAATATGGTTTTATATCTACGTCATCCTAATAAGTTAAAGCAAATTAATGACGCTAGAGAAAAGGTAATTAAGGGAGACGCAAGCAATTTTAATGAGTTAAAAGAAGCTTTGGCAGATGTAGATCTCGTTTATGCGAATTTAGCTGGTTCAAATATTGAAGATCAGGCAAAAACTGTAGTTAAAGCAATGAATGCAAACGGTATTAAACGTTTGATCTGGGTCTCTTCCTTAGGAATCTATGATGAAGTGCCTGGTAAATTTGGGGAATGGAATAAAAATATCTTAGGCTCATATTTAACAATTTATCGGGCAGCTGCTGATCAGATTACGGCAAGTAATCTAGATTACACCATTATTAGACCAGCTTGGCTAACTAATAAAAATGAAATTAATTATGAGAAGACTGTTGGTGCCACAACTCCATTTAGGGGAACTGAAGTATCACGTTTAAGTGTAGCGGATTATATTGCTGATTTAATTGAAAATCCAACCAAGGATGTTAAGGCAAATGTTGGATTAGATAAAGCAGGTACTGATGGTGACAAGCCTGCTTGGTATTAA
- a CDS encoding APC family permease: MTNNNSVPKKLSFISIYFLGINAVIGSGTFLLPSVIYRYMNLTAILVLLCTAVTVSMIALCYADLSSRFTQSGAAWLYSYNAFGRFAGYELGIFTWFLGCTTLSAEVVALLTVLKSFLPIFKNNAIYIGSIIFLILLFSVINFFGRSWVKIVNNISAAAKIITLIVFIILGAFFIKKSNFTPVIPHAALTGVTPFFKHFGDAFTPIFYLFTGFSFIPIAAKQMNNPEKNIPRVLVAVMTSVTILDCLMLLVAIGLSGQKLGSYSNPLASALKTGVGQWGFAFMIIGMLISIFGVAFSASFNTPSLIASLANEHGMLPKWIGKKNKHDAPWVGIIFTAILSAALATQSYLFLVSCTVLASFVQYVPSILAVIKFKHSNEYPTHGFSLPGKYTIPIIALIISCYMVTNFTPKTLLLGAVVAVLAAACYFFIDKDEKLEKEHENFLAKLRHIK, encoded by the coding sequence ATGACTAATAATAATTCTGTACCTAAGAAACTCTCCTTTATATCAATATATTTCTTAGGTATTAATGCGGTCATTGGATCAGGAACTTTTCTGCTACCTTCTGTAATTTATCGTTACATGAACCTAACAGCAATTCTTGTTCTTCTATGTACTGCTGTCACTGTCAGCATGATTGCTTTGTGCTATGCTGACTTATCAAGCCGTTTTACACAATCAGGAGCAGCATGGCTTTATTCCTATAATGCCTTTGGTCGCTTTGCTGGTTATGAACTCGGCATTTTCACTTGGTTTTTAGGTTGTACAACTCTTTCAGCTGAAGTAGTAGCTTTACTTACTGTCCTCAAGAGTTTTCTGCCGATTTTCAAAAATAATGCTATCTATATTGGTAGTATTATTTTCTTAATTTTATTATTTTCAGTTATTAATTTCTTTGGTAGATCTTGGGTAAAAATTGTTAATAATATTTCAGCAGCTGCAAAGATAATTACTTTAATTGTCTTTATTATCCTCGGAGCTTTCTTCATTAAAAAATCAAACTTCACTCCCGTAATTCCGCATGCGGCTTTAACCGGTGTTACACCATTCTTCAAACATTTTGGCGATGCATTTACACCAATCTTTTATTTGTTTACTGGCTTTTCATTTATTCCGATTGCTGCAAAACAAATGAATAATCCAGAAAAGAATATCCCTCGAGTTTTGGTTGCCGTAATGACTAGTGTCACAATTCTTGATTGCTTAATGCTTTTAGTAGCAATTGGTTTAAGTGGTCAAAAATTAGGATCTTATTCTAATCCTCTAGCTAGTGCCTTAAAAACTGGCGTTGGTCAATGGGGTTTTGCTTTCATGATTATTGGAATGCTGATTTCAATTTTTGGTGTTGCTTTCAGCGCATCTTTTAATACTCCATCATTAATTGCTTCTCTTGCTAATGAACATGGAATGTTACCAAAATGGATTGGAAAGAAAAATAAGCATGATGCACCTTGGGTAGGAATTATTTTCACAGCAATTCTATCTGCAGCCTTGGCTACTCAAAGCTACCTATTCCTTGTTTCATGTACTGTCTTAGCATCATTTGTTCAGTATGTGCCATCAATTTTAGCCGTTATTAAGTTTAAGCACAGTAATGAATATCCAACTCATGGTTTTTCTCTTCCTGGGAAATACACCATTCCAATTATTGCTTTAATTATTTCGTGCTATATGGTAACCAATTTTACGCCAAAGACATTACTTTTAGGCGCAGTAGTTGCTGTACTTGCTGCTGCATGTTATTTCTTTATTGATAAAGATGAAAAATTAGAAAAAGAGCATGAAAACTTCTTAGCTAAACTAAGACATATAAAATAA
- a CDS encoding Rib/alpha-like domain-containing protein, producing MMRQIKKRNIMTGLGAAALLASLSLNGTAFAASTDSANAGAEQAKTYQTQLEQHKNLQAYTNPLSVKTLTTTKGVLPDATSGISNWSTVPAGTVANWDKTPEINKVGTSYGTVYVTFPDGSRSRLAVYVTVKDTAVSQDSKASKKDLNSGSATSATDQQDNASKQTTSVKKDVAKENTSKNSSEKTNKDVVVKDLGSTTVTEKNVSVVNNTKDNKKNSKKSSNPVSVATQLPETEGKAVNPLVVIGGLLVAAIGAVAIFGKKIKNRL from the coding sequence ATGATGAGACAAATTAAGAAAAGAAACATAATGACTGGTTTAGGAGCAGCAGCGTTGCTGGCTTCTTTAAGTTTAAATGGTACTGCTTTTGCAGCAAGTACTGATAGTGCAAATGCAGGTGCTGAGCAAGCAAAGACTTATCAAACTCAGCTTGAGCAACATAAAAACTTACAAGCTTATACTAATCCTTTATCAGTTAAAACTTTAACCACTACCAAAGGCGTTTTACCAGACGCAACAAGTGGCATTTCTAATTGGAGTACAGTTCCAGCTGGTACAGTTGCCAACTGGGATAAAACTCCTGAAATTAACAAGGTAGGTACTAGTTACGGCACTGTTTATGTGACTTTTCCTGACGGATCAAGGTCAAGGCTTGCAGTTTATGTAACTGTTAAAGATACTGCTGTAAGTCAAGATAGCAAGGCAAGCAAGAAAGACTTAAATAGTGGTTCTGCCACTTCAGCTACTGATCAGCAAGATAATGCTTCTAAGCAAACTACTAGTGTAAAGAAAGATGTAGCTAAAGAAAATACAAGTAAGAATAGTAGCGAAAAAACTAATAAAGATGTAGTAGTGAAAGATCTTGGTTCTACTACGGTAACTGAAAAGAATGTCAGCGTAGTAAACAATACTAAAGATAATAAGAAAAATAGTAAAAAATCTTCCAATCCTGTTTCAGTAGCTACGCAATTACCAGAAACTGAAGGAAAGGCTGTTAACCCGTTAGTAGTAATTGGTGGGTTACTAGTAGCAGCAATTGGTGCAGTTGCTATCTTCGGCAAAAAGATAAAAAATAGACTTTAA
- a CDS encoding DUF1828 domain-containing protein — MEESELKLIKHASFDWLKQNIQFIQAGEDIEVATPLIGAYGDLVYCWIEKEKDGAYRITDDGGTLFKLDPAQENFDLLEEAADIVIGAGFEFDEDNSEIYQIVDLENMAQTLSDLTQLQVALTYLAS; from the coding sequence ATGGAAGAATCTGAATTAAAATTAATTAAACATGCTTCATTCGACTGGTTAAAACAAAATATTCAATTTATTCAAGCTGGAGAAGACATTGAAGTTGCAACACCGCTAATTGGTGCTTATGGTGATTTAGTGTATTGCTGGATCGAGAAGGAAAAGGACGGAGCGTACCGAATTACAGATGATGGTGGAACATTGTTCAAATTAGATCCAGCTCAAGAAAATTTTGATTTACTTGAAGAAGCAGCTGATATTGTAATTGGTGCTGGTTTTGAATTTGATGAAGATAATTCAGAAATTTATCAGATTGTTGATCTAGAGAATATGGCACAGACTTTGAGCGATCTAACTCAGTTGCAAGTTGCTTTAACTTATCTAGCTAGTTAG
- a CDS encoding 8-oxo-dGTP diphosphatase produces the protein MKRSEPVTLTNMCMIKKKDKILVLDRNDPVWPGLTFPGGHVESHESFHDSVVREIKEETGLLIKNPHLVGVKQFFDKNDERYLVFFYVATEFTGTVKASDEGKLTWMTKEELTSKKLAYNFDHDLPVFFDKNLSEHLLDGKIDQTY, from the coding sequence ATGAAACGTTCTGAGCCTGTAACTTTAACTAATATGTGTATGATTAAGAAAAAAGATAAAATTTTAGTTCTTGATCGAAATGATCCTGTTTGGCCTGGTTTAACGTTTCCCGGTGGCCACGTTGAATCGCATGAGTCTTTTCATGATTCTGTAGTTAGAGAAATAAAGGAAGAAACAGGTCTCTTAATTAAGAATCCGCATTTAGTTGGAGTAAAACAATTCTTTGACAAAAATGATGAACGATATTTAGTATTTTTTTATGTAGCTACTGAGTTTACTGGAACAGTAAAAGCTTCTGATGAAGGAAAATTGACCTGGATGACAAAGGAAGAATTGACAAGTAAAAAATTAGCCTATAATTTTGATCACGATTTACCAGTTTTCTTTGATAAAAATTTAAGCGAACATTTACTAGATGGAAAAATAGATCAAACCTACTAA
- a CDS encoding M48 family metalloprotease, translated as MLYKQIEQNKRNTWIILGLYTALLLILSIFLGMIFTKYVGIGFFIIGLIYIAHVYFDATQHLMKVTNAVEITKESDPEIYELVEELCLAGGLPVPKIYITPDPDPNAFATGRDPEHASLALTQGLLSMMNKKEVQGVIGHELSHIRNYDTRITVLASALTSLITITGIGIVLFGWGVLTSESKGWLGLIIKFFAMFLIIVGGIISIIGIPLAKLLFLLVSRQREYLADIGSVDLTREPSGLISALSKLEKMEESESTPEINSQDLALEHLYFNLPHPGNWIDRLFSDHPPLDKRIERLKNSDKIE; from the coding sequence ATGCTATATAAACAAATAGAACAAAATAAGCGGAATACATGGATCATTTTGGGATTGTATACTGCTTTATTACTTATATTAAGTATTTTTCTTGGAATGATTTTTACAAAATATGTTGGGATTGGATTTTTTATCATTGGTTTGATCTATATTGCACACGTATATTTTGATGCCACGCAGCATTTAATGAAAGTTACGAATGCGGTTGAGATTACTAAAGAAAGTGATCCTGAAATATACGAGCTTGTTGAGGAACTCTGTCTAGCAGGAGGCTTACCGGTTCCTAAAATTTACATTACTCCTGATCCAGATCCGAATGCTTTTGCAACGGGACGCGATCCTGAACATGCAAGTTTGGCTCTTACGCAAGGGCTGTTGAGTATGATGAACAAGAAAGAAGTGCAAGGCGTTATCGGACATGAACTTTCTCATATTAGAAATTATGATACACGCATTACAGTTTTAGCTAGTGCTTTGACCAGTTTGATTACCATAACTGGGATTGGAATCGTATTATTTGGTTGGGGAGTATTGACTAGCGAAAGCAAGGGCTGGCTAGGACTGATTATTAAATTTTTTGCTATGTTTTTAATTATAGTTGGTGGGATTATTTCGATTATTGGTATTCCACTAGCTAAGTTATTGTTTTTATTAGTTTCGCGTCAAAGAGAATATTTGGCCGATATAGGTTCAGTTGACTTAACACGTGAACCAAGCGGATTGATTTCAGCTTTGTCTAAACTTGAAAAAATGGAAGAAAGCGAATCAACACCAGAAATTAATTCTCAAGATTTAGCTTTGGAGCATTTATACTTCAACTTACCACATCCAGGTAATTGGATTGATCGACTATTTTCTGATCATCCACCGCTAGATAAAAGAATAGAGCGGTTGAAGAATAGCGATAAGATTGAGTAG
- a CDS encoding HIRAN domain-containing protein produces MSIYRNDDILITDLMDRIDKLENQVTDLKKVFYKQSGESHSTFLYGCEVRGSDYLHLEDKVIPRLKENDPVLLIREADNKYDKNAISVATPAGLKLGYIPREHNLIFSRLIDSGNLLFGRVKNFHWDGKNLELVIKVYLAN; encoded by the coding sequence ATGAGTATTTATAGAAATGACGATATTTTAATTACAGACTTAATGGATAGAATTGATAAGTTAGAAAATCAGGTTACTGATTTGAAAAAAGTTTTTTATAAACAATCAGGAGAGAGTCACAGCACATTTCTATATGGTTGTGAAGTACGTGGTTCTGACTATTTACATCTTGAAGATAAGGTAATTCCTCGTCTAAAAGAGAATGATCCCGTTCTATTAATACGTGAGGCTGATAATAAGTACGATAAAAATGCTATTTCTGTAGCTACTCCGGCTGGGCTAAAATTAGGTTATATTCCACGTGAACATAATTTAATTTTTAGTCGTTTGATTGACTCTGGTAATCTTTTATTTGGTCGAGTAAAAAACTTCCATTGGGATGGTAAAAATTTGGAGTTGGTAATCAAAGTTTACTTGGCAAATTAG
- a CDS encoding XRE family transcriptional regulator → MKLNGTRLKEARYFRKMTITELAKRVGITKQMISRYERETGEPSLETFQKIVSVLKFPINFFTEPDINNFHSLGTFYRSRLTATQTEKRPSEFYQKVACYVRDYFEETLEFPKLSKFNVTFDNPEDAANYIRKTWRLGTDPIPNMMRLLEEHGIIVYIVQTNSKKVNAHSGWMSIGDRSYFIVALDSNSDNFFSQQFSLAHELGHYVLHSGVNPQIIEKEEYRKMEQEAEEFASCFLLPSDTFTKSVLGFENDLEHYIALKFKWYTSMNAMIVRARGLRLIDADNYLKLQKRISYKKWRKKEPGDEKIELMKPEAFKEAFNLLVDNHLLNPSLLSNNIASQYQVSIPNEVLSQIIGVDISKFKGEIIKLRSF, encoded by the coding sequence ATGAAGTTAAATGGGACACGTTTAAAGGAAGCACGTTATTTTAGAAAAATGACAATTACTGAACTTGCAAAGCGGGTTGGAATTACTAAACAAATGATTTCTAGATATGAAAGGGAAACTGGTGAACCAAGTTTAGAAACTTTTCAGAAAATAGTCAGTGTTTTGAAATTTCCCATTAATTTTTTTACTGAACCGGATATCAATAATTTTCATAGTTTAGGGACCTTTTATAGAAGTAGATTGACAGCTACTCAGACAGAAAAAAGACCAAGTGAGTTTTATCAAAAAGTTGCATGTTATGTTCGTGATTATTTTGAGGAAACTCTTGAATTTCCAAAATTATCGAAATTTAATGTAACTTTTGATAATCCTGAAGATGCTGCAAATTATATTAGAAAAACTTGGAGATTGGGAACTGATCCGATTCCTAATATGATGCGGTTACTAGAAGAACACGGGATAATAGTATATATAGTGCAAACCAACTCTAAAAAAGTAAACGCACATAGTGGATGGATGAGTATTGGTGACCGATCGTATTTTATAGTAGCTTTAGATTCGAATAGTGATAATTTCTTCAGTCAGCAGTTTAGTCTTGCACATGAATTAGGACATTATGTATTACATTCGGGAGTAAATCCGCAAATAATAGAAAAAGAGGAGTATCGTAAAATGGAACAAGAAGCAGAAGAATTTGCATCCTGCTTTTTGTTACCTTCAGATACGTTTACCAAGTCTGTTTTGGGATTTGAAAATGATTTGGAGCATTATATAGCCTTAAAATTTAAATGGTATACTTCAATGAATGCAATGATCGTAAGAGCTAGAGGCTTACGACTAATTGATGCAGATAATTATTTAAAATTACAAAAAAGAATAAGCTATAAAAAATGGCGAAAAAAAGAACCTGGCGATGAAAAAATTGAATTAATGAAACCTGAAGCTTTTAAAGAAGCATTCAATTTGTTAGTAGACAACCACCTACTTAATCCAAGTTTGCTTAGTAATAATATTGCTTCTCAATATCAAGTTTCTATACCTAATGAAGTTTTGTCACAAATAATTGGTGTTGATATAAGCAAATTTAAAGGAGAAATAATTAAATTAAGAAGTTTCTAA
- a CDS encoding DUF5986 family protein, translating into MKIDFKIIKRICRAMDYTLIQFRPVYQQAISEVNDNGIRSALWAKRADILTQDFESDESIKVLHIKRGNLWQIDPVADLDSGDLYVLMSRKNLKERIKEAKQKQFSPHYLYSLLIKNSYIKVKQPKEVSLFPLYSEETEKEHFAYRMEDCERILGNYQEKIKRIIVVAVDYEAEIAITAHAIVYDSNYNVADDIDVSDYLLPATHTITHTITGESSQESTTVPLVKFRQNKKIQKEDK; encoded by the coding sequence ATGAAAATAGATTTCAAAATTATAAAACGAATCTGTAGGGCGATGGATTATACTTTGATTCAATTTAGACCAGTTTATCAACAGGCTATTTCTGAAGTTAATGATAATGGGATTAGATCTGCCTTATGGGCAAAAAGGGCGGATATTTTGACTCAAGATTTTGAATCAGATGAGTCAATAAAAGTATTGCATATAAAGCGAGGCAATTTATGGCAAATTGATCCTGTAGCGGATTTAGATAGTGGAGATTTATATGTTTTAATGTCTCGAAAGAATTTGAAAGAGAGAATAAAGGAAGCAAAGCAAAAACAATTTTCACCACATTATTTATATTCGTTACTTATTAAAAATAGTTATATAAAAGTTAAACAGCCAAAAGAAGTTTCACTTTTTCCGCTTTACTCTGAAGAAACCGAGAAAGAACATTTTGCTTATCGGATGGAAGACTGTGAAAGAATTCTTGGAAATTATCAGGAAAAGATAAAAAGAATTATAGTTGTCGCGGTAGACTATGAAGCTGAAATAGCTATAACCGCTCATGCAATTGTATACGATAGCAATTATAATGTAGCCGATGATATAGATGTAAGTGATTACCTTTTACCAGCTACTCATACAATTACTCATACAATTACAGGAGAATCATCCCAAGAGAGTACTACTGTGCCTTTAGTAAAATTTAGGCAAAATAAGAAAATACAAAAGGAAGATAAGTAA
- the rfbD gene encoding dTDP-4-dehydrorhamnose reductase has translation MKVFVTGVNGQLGHDVMNELAKRGYEGVGSDLAPEYAGVADGSSVTKAPYVSLDITDAKAVDKVISEVNPDVIVHCAAWTAVDMAEDDDKVAAVRKVNVDGTQNIANVAKKLDSPMVYLSTDYVFDGQGTTPWEPDFKGYKPLNVYGETKLGGEEAVANTLDKYFIVRIAWVFGVNGSNFIKTMLKVGSNHDEVKVVSDQIGTPTYTFDLARLLVDMIETDKYGYYHATNSELPATESGYDENGTKTGYISWYDFTKEIYRQAGYKTKVTPVTTEEYGLSKAVRPFNSRLDKSKLEENGFKPLPTWTDAISRYLDILKDDGFFDNLKK, from the coding sequence ATGAAAGTTTTTGTAACTGGCGTTAATGGTCAACTTGGCCATGACGTAATGAATGAACTTGCTAAGCGCGGCTATGAAGGTGTAGGTTCTGACTTGGCACCTGAATATGCTGGTGTTGCTGACGGAAGCAGCGTTACTAAGGCACCTTATGTTTCTTTAGATATTACTGATGCAAAAGCCGTAGACAAGGTTATTTCTGAAGTAAATCCTGATGTTATTGTTCACTGTGCTGCCTGGACTGCAGTTGATATGGCTGAAGATGACGATAAGGTTGCAGCTGTTCGCAAAGTTAACGTTGACGGAACTCAAAACATCGCTAACGTTGCAAAGAAATTAGATTCCCCAATGGTTTACTTGTCAACTGACTATGTCTTCGATGGCCAGGGAACTACCCCTTGGGAACCAGACTTTAAGGGCTATAAGCCTTTGAATGTTTATGGTGAAACCAAGCTTGGCGGGGAAGAAGCTGTTGCTAATACTTTAGACAAGTATTTCATTGTTAGAATTGCTTGGGTATTTGGTGTAAATGGCTCAAACTTTATCAAGACTATGCTTAAGGTTGGTTCAAATCACGACGAAGTTAAGGTTGTTAGTGATCAGATTGGTACCCCAACTTATACTTTTGACTTAGCTCGTCTTTTGGTAGATATGATTGAAACTGATAAATATGGCTACTACCACGCAACTAATTCAGAACTACCAGCAACTGAAAGTGGCTATGACGAAAATGGTACTAAGACTGGTTATATTTCTTGGTACGATTTCACTAAAGAAATTTATCGACAAGCTGGCTATAAGACAAAGGTTACTCCTGTAACTACTGAAGAATATGGCTTATCTAAGGCAGTTCGTCCGTTTAACTCTCGTCTAGATAAGAGCAAGTTAGAAGAAAATGGCTTTAAACCACTTCCAACTTGGACTGATGCTATTAGTCGTTACTTAGATATCTTAAAAGATGACGGTTTCTTCGACAATCTGAAGAAGTAG
- the rfbC gene encoding dTDP-4-dehydrorhamnose 3,5-epimerase encodes MGQIKVEKNVGGIEGLAVITPTVHGDDRGYFMETFNQRDMMEAGFSINFVQDNQSSSTKGVLRGLHFQKKYPQIKLVRAVRGSVFDVAVDLRSESKTYGKWYGVELTAENKKQFLIPQGFAHGFLVLSDVAEFCYKVNDFWHPNDEGGMAWNDPEIGIEWPHLKGDYPGSPDASGYTLDDGTKLNMAERDQEWKGLKDTFKF; translated from the coding sequence ATGGGACAAATTAAAGTTGAAAAAAATGTTGGTGGTATTGAAGGTTTAGCAGTTATTACACCAACTGTTCATGGAGACGATCGTGGCTACTTCATGGAAACTTTTAACCAAAGAGACATGATGGAGGCTGGCTTTAGCATTAACTTTGTTCAAGATAACCAATCAAGTTCAACTAAGGGTGTGCTTCGCGGTTTACACTTCCAAAAGAAGTACCCACAAATTAAATTAGTTCGCGCAGTTCGTGGTAGCGTATTTGATGTTGCTGTTGACCTTCGTAGTGAATCTAAGACTTATGGTAAATGGTACGGTGTTGAATTAACTGCAGAAAACAAGAAACAATTCTTAATTCCACAAGGCTTTGCTCATGGTTTCCTTGTTTTAAGTGATGTAGCAGAATTTTGTTACAAAGTTAATGACTTCTGGCACCCAAACGATGAAGGTGGTATGGCTTGGAATGATCCTGAAATTGGCATTGAATGGCCACACCTTAAAGGCGATTACCCAGGTAGTCCAGATGCTTCTGGTTACACTCTTGATGATGGTACTAAGCTCAACATGGCTGAACGTGATCAAGAATGGAAGGGCTTAAAGGATACTTTTAAGTTTTAA
- the rfbA gene encoding glucose-1-phosphate thymidylyltransferase RfbA: MKGIILAGGSGTRLYPLTLVTSKQLLPVYDKPMIYYPLSTLMLAGIKDILVISTPADTPRFKELLGDGSQFGINLSYKVQPTPDGLAQAFTLGKDFINGEPCAMVLGDNIFYGNGFTDLLKNAAEDAQKGKATVFGYYVNDPERFGVVDFDENGKAVSIEEKPEQPKSNYAVTGLYFYPAGVSEKAAQVKPSARGEVEITSLNDMYLQDDNLGVQLLGRGYAWLDTGTMQSLVDASNYVKMIEERQGVSVSAPEEIAYVHGWIDKDQLLEAAKHYGKSPYGKHLKSVAEGKVRY; the protein is encoded by the coding sequence ATGAAGGGAATTATTTTAGCAGGCGGTTCAGGTACTCGTTTATATCCATTGACTCTAGTAACTAGTAAGCAATTATTACCAGTTTACGACAAGCCAATGATTTATTACCCATTATCTACTTTAATGCTAGCTGGTATTAAAGATATTTTAGTTATTTCTACTCCAGCTGATACTCCACGTTTTAAGGAGTTATTAGGTGATGGTTCACAATTTGGAATTAACCTTTCTTACAAGGTACAACCAACTCCAGATGGTTTGGCACAAGCATTTACTTTGGGCAAAGATTTCATTAATGGTGAACCTTGTGCCATGGTCTTAGGTGACAATATTTTTTACGGAAACGGTTTTACTGATTTACTTAAGAATGCTGCTGAAGATGCACAAAAGGGTAAGGCTACAGTATTTGGTTACTACGTAAATGATCCTGAACGTTTTGGTGTAGTTGACTTTGATGAAAACGGTAAAGCAGTTTCTATTGAAGAAAAGCCAGAACAACCAAAGAGCAATTACGCTGTAACTGGGCTTTACTTCTACCCAGCTGGAGTAAGTGAAAAAGCTGCTCAAGTTAAGCCAAGTGCACGTGGTGAAGTAGAAATTACTAGCTTAAACGATATGTATTTACAAGATGATAACTTAGGAGTACAGCTTTTAGGTCGTGGTTATGCATGGCTTGACACTGGTACAATGCAAAGTCTAGTTGACGCTTCAAACTACGTAAAAATGATTGAAGAACGTCAAGGCGTTTCAGTATCTGCACCTGAAGAAATTGCCTATGTACATGGCTGGATTGATAAAGATCAACTCCTTGAAGCAGCAAAGCACTATGGCAAGAGTCCATATGGCAAGCACTTAAAGTCAGTTGCTGAAGGTAAAGTTCGTTATTAA
- the rfbB gene encoding dTDP-glucose 4,6-dehydratase, translating to MKVIVTGGAGFIGSNFIFYMLKKHPDYEIICLDSLTYAGNLSTLKDVMDNPNFKFVKLDIRDREGVYKLFEEEKPDVVVNFAAESHVDRSIENPEIFLETNIIGTSVLMDACRKYGIKRFHQVSTDEVYGDLPLDRPDLFFHEDTPLHTSSPYSSSKASADLLVGAYGRTFHLPVTISRCSNNYGPYQFPEKLIPLMIQRALNNEKLPVYGDGKNVRDWLYVEDHCKAIDLILEKGTPGEVYNIGGHNEMHNIDIVKLICDYLDKPYSLIEHVTDRKGHDRRYAIDPEKIHNELGWLPETMFKDGIKKTIQWYLDNKEWWENIISGDYQNYYDEMYGKKQVLDKD from the coding sequence ATGAAAGTTATTGTTACTGGTGGTGCCGGTTTTATCGGTTCAAACTTTATTTTTTACATGTTAAAGAAACATCCTGACTATGAAATTATCTGTTTAGATAGTTTGACTTATGCAGGTAACTTATCTACTTTGAAGGATGTTATGGATAATCCTAACTTCAAGTTTGTTAAGTTAGATATTCGTGATCGTGAGGGTGTTTACAAGTTATTTGAAGAAGAAAAGCCTGACGTAGTAGTTAACTTCGCTGCTGAAAGTCACGTTGACCGTTCTATTGAAAATCCAGAAATTTTCTTAGAAACTAACATTATTGGTACTTCTGTTTTGATGGATGCTTGCCGTAAGTACGGTATCAAGCGTTTCCACCAAGTATCAACTGATGAAGTATATGGTGACTTACCATTAGATCGTCCAGATCTTTTCTTCCATGAGGATACTCCTCTTCACACTTCAAGCCCATACTCATCAAGTAAGGCTAGTGCAGACTTATTGGTTGGTGCATATGGTAGAACTTTCCACTTGCCAGTAACTATTTCACGTTGTTCTAACAACTATGGTCCATATCAATTCCCTGAAAAATTGATTCCTTTGATGATTCAAAGAGCCTTAAACAATGAAAAATTGCCAGTTTACGGTGATGGTAAGAACGTTCGTGACTGGTTATACGTTGAAGATCACTGCAAGGCAATTGACCTTATCTTAGAAAAAGGTACTCCAGGTGAAGTTTACAACATTGGTGGACACAACGAAATGCACAACATTGATATTGTTAAGCTTATTTGTGACTACTTAGACAAGCCTTACTCATTAATTGAACACGTTACTGACCGTAAGGGACATGACCGTCGCTACGCAATTGATCCTGAAAAGATCCACAATGAATTAGGTTGGCTTCCAGAAACTATGTTTAAAGATGGTATCAAGAAGACTATTCAATGGTATCTCGATAACAAAGAATGGTGGGAAAACATCATTTCTGGTGATTACCAAAACTACTACGATGAAATGTACGGCAAGAAGCAAGTTTTAGATAAGGATTAA